One Carassius gibelio isolate Cgi1373 ecotype wild population from Czech Republic chromosome A7, carGib1.2-hapl.c, whole genome shotgun sequence DNA window includes the following coding sequences:
- the LOC128016710 gene encoding thymidine kinase 2, mitochondrial isoform X2, translated as MMLSSSSQGKLVRNGEEKKSVIWLEGNIASGKTTCLEYFSKTSDIEVLTEPVSKWRNVQGCNPLGLMYQDPSRWGLTLQTYVQLTMLDRHVLPMASPVRMMERSIYSAKYIFVENLYKSGKMPEVDFAVLSEWFEWIIKNIAIPVDLIVYLQTSPQTCYERLKQRCREEEKVIPLEYLESIHHLYEDWLIHHKSFEVPAPVLVIPADHDLKKMLHQYEENREKILMAHC; from the exons ATGATGTTGTCTTCTTCTTCTCAAGGGAAGCTGGTTAGAAACGGCGAGGAGAAGAAATCAGTG ATTTGGTTGGAGGGAAATATCGCAAGTGGAAAGACAACATGTCTGGAATACTTCAGCAAAACCAGTGACATTGAG GTGTTAACAGAGCCCGTGTCCAAATGGAGAAATGTGCAAGGATGCAATCCATTG GGACTGATGTACCAGGACCCATCTAGATGGGGACTCACTCTTCAGACGTATGTCCAACTGACAATGCTGGATCGGCATGTCTTACCAATGGCAT CACCAGTCAGAATGATGGAAAGATCTATTTACAgtgcaaaatacatttttgtggaaaatctTTACAAAAG TGGAAAGATGCCCGAGGTGGACTTTGCTGTTTTAAGTGAATGGTTTGAGTGGATCATAAAGAATATTGCTATTCCTGTGGACCTTATTG tctaccTGCAGACGTCTCCACAGACTTGCTACGAAAGACTAAAGCAGAGGTGCAGAGAGGAAGAGAAGGTCATTCCCTTG GAGTACCTAGAATCAATCCATCACCTCTATGAGGACTGGCTCATTCATCACAAGTCGTTTGAGGTTCCTGCTCCAGTTCTG GTAATCCCAGCAGATCATGACCTTAAGAAGATGCTGCATCAGTATGAGGAGAACAGAGAGAAGATATTAATGGCACATTGCTGA
- the LOC128016710 gene encoding thymidine kinase 2, mitochondrial isoform X1 — MIGEFLKEFCRVVLPRYSHKSLSTHVHVLVRETPALRKRLSGRSWSSTSVVHRKLVRNGEEKKSVIWLEGNIASGKTTCLEYFSKTSDIEVLTEPVSKWRNVQGCNPLGLMYQDPSRWGLTLQTYVQLTMLDRHVLPMASPVRMMERSIYSAKYIFVENLYKSGKMPEVDFAVLSEWFEWIIKNIAIPVDLIVYLQTSPQTCYERLKQRCREEEKVIPLEYLESIHHLYEDWLIHHKSFEVPAPVLVIPADHDLKKMLHQYEENREKILMAHC, encoded by the exons ATGATTGGTGAATTCTTAAAAGAGTTCTGTCGTGTTGTTTTACCTCGCTATTCACACAAATCTTTGTCAACACATGTACATGTACTTGTCCGAGAGACGCCTGCTCTGAGAAAGCGTTTAAGCGGACGTTCGTGGAGCAGCACATCTGTCGTTCACC GGAAGCTGGTTAGAAACGGCGAGGAGAAGAAATCAGTG ATTTGGTTGGAGGGAAATATCGCAAGTGGAAAGACAACATGTCTGGAATACTTCAGCAAAACCAGTGACATTGAG GTGTTAACAGAGCCCGTGTCCAAATGGAGAAATGTGCAAGGATGCAATCCATTG GGACTGATGTACCAGGACCCATCTAGATGGGGACTCACTCTTCAGACGTATGTCCAACTGACAATGCTGGATCGGCATGTCTTACCAATGGCAT CACCAGTCAGAATGATGGAAAGATCTATTTACAgtgcaaaatacatttttgtggaaaatctTTACAAAAG TGGAAAGATGCCCGAGGTGGACTTTGCTGTTTTAAGTGAATGGTTTGAGTGGATCATAAAGAATATTGCTATTCCTGTGGACCTTATTG tctaccTGCAGACGTCTCCACAGACTTGCTACGAAAGACTAAAGCAGAGGTGCAGAGAGGAAGAGAAGGTCATTCCCTTG GAGTACCTAGAATCAATCCATCACCTCTATGAGGACTGGCTCATTCATCACAAGTCGTTTGAGGTTCCTGCTCCAGTTCTG GTAATCCCAGCAGATCATGACCTTAAGAAGATGCTGCATCAGTATGAGGAGAACAGAGAGAAGATATTAATGGCACATTGCTGA
- the LOC128016713 gene encoding chemokine-like factor, whose amino-acid sequence MEVDLPLLKSPKGLLKISEMVCVFVAFVCYAVASRSPYIAATCMEFLITLGFLLLYLLKLNKMFTLFVWPLIDVFNSFFAAALMCILSLVAVSTYTVKGTLSGGIVGFVAAALWSLDGYILFKKITFNKPRTSPEAQTGNN is encoded by the exons ATGGAAGTTGATTTGCCCTTGTTGAAGTCTCCAAAAGGTCTACTGAAAATATCAGAAATG gtatGTGTTTTTGTGGCTTTTGTGTGTTATGCAGTGGCATCTAGGTCGCCCTACATTGCAGCGACATGCATGGAATTTTTAATCACACTTGGTTTTCTTCTGCTCTACCTACTGAAACTCAACAAGATGTTCACTCTCTTCGTCTGGCCTCTTATT GATGTGTTCAACTCGTTCTTTGCAGCTGCACTGATGTGTATTCTTAGCCTGGTAGCAGTTTCTACATACACAGTGAAGGGCACTTTGAGCGGAGGG ATCGTGGGTTTTGTGGCTGCAGCCTTGTGGTCTTTGGATGGCTATATCCTTTTCAAAAAAATCACATTCAACAAGCCAAGAACCAGCCCAGAGGCCCAAACAGGGAACAATTAA
- the cmtm3 gene encoding CKLF-like MARVEL transmembrane domain-containing protein 3 has translation MGDIETPENNRSRQTVIHSLLPSKEFVSSRKGILLLGEVVMSFISFVCFAASTAAAFVTAPLIEFLAALFLLFAYSTKFNERFKGFYWPLMDFLRCVSASIIFFIISIISVSKYVDGASKAAGLFGFITTIFFALDFYFIFNELANFLKGGDPSEEPPNTQDDDSDSDSD, from the exons ATGGGGGACATCGAGACTCCGGAGAATAACCGATCACGACAGACCGTTATTCATTCTCTTCTCCCGAGTAAAGAATTCGTCTCCTCCCGAAAAGGAATACTGCTGCTCGGTGAAGTG GTGATGTCCTTCATCAGCTTTGTGTGCTTTGCTGCTTCGACAGCAGCTGCCTTCGTCACAGCTCCCCTGATAGAGTTCTTGGCTGCCCTCTTCTTGCTGTTTGCTTATTCTACAAAGTTCAATGAGAGATTTAAGGGCTTTTACTGGCCCCTCATG GACTTCCTGCGCTGTGTCAGTGCATCCATCATCTTTTTCATCATCTCTATAATATCTGTGTCAAAATATGTGGATGGAGCCTCAAAAGCTGCTGGG TTATTTGGCTTTATTACCACAATATTCTTCGCCCTGGACTTTTATTTCATCTTCAATGAACTGGCCAACTTCCTCAAGGGAGGTGATCCCAGTGAGGAACCACCAAACACACAAG ATGATGACTCAGACTCTGACTCTGACTGA
- the LOC128016710 gene encoding thymidine kinase 2, mitochondrial isoform X3: protein MIGEFLKEFCRVVLPRYSHKSLSTHVHVLVRETPALRKRLSGRFMMLSSSSQGKLVRNGEEKKSVIWLEGNIASGKTTCLEYFSKTSDIEVLTEPVSKWRNVQGCNPLGLMYQDPSRWGLTLQTYVQLTMLDRHVLPMASPVRMMERSIYSAKYIFVENLYKSGKMPEVDFAVLSEWFEWIIKNIAIPVDLIVYLQTSPQTCYERLKQRCREEEKVIPLEYLESIHHLYEDWLIHHKSFEVPAPVLVIPADHDLKKMLHQYEENREKILMAHC from the exons ATGATTGGTGAATTCTTAAAAGAGTTCTGTCGTGTTGTTTTACCTCGCTATTCACACAAATCTTTGTCAACACATGTACATGTACTTGTCCGAGAGACGCCTGCTCTGAGAAAGCGTTTAAGCGGAC GCTTCATGATGTTGTCTTCTTCTTCTCAAGGGAAGCTGGTTAGAAACGGCGAGGAGAAGAAATCAGTG ATTTGGTTGGAGGGAAATATCGCAAGTGGAAAGACAACATGTCTGGAATACTTCAGCAAAACCAGTGACATTGAG GTGTTAACAGAGCCCGTGTCCAAATGGAGAAATGTGCAAGGATGCAATCCATTG GGACTGATGTACCAGGACCCATCTAGATGGGGACTCACTCTTCAGACGTATGTCCAACTGACAATGCTGGATCGGCATGTCTTACCAATGGCAT CACCAGTCAGAATGATGGAAAGATCTATTTACAgtgcaaaatacatttttgtggaaaatctTTACAAAAG TGGAAAGATGCCCGAGGTGGACTTTGCTGTTTTAAGTGAATGGTTTGAGTGGATCATAAAGAATATTGCTATTCCTGTGGACCTTATTG tctaccTGCAGACGTCTCCACAGACTTGCTACGAAAGACTAAAGCAGAGGTGCAGAGAGGAAGAGAAGGTCATTCCCTTG GAGTACCTAGAATCAATCCATCACCTCTATGAGGACTGGCTCATTCATCACAAGTCGTTTGAGGTTCCTGCTCCAGTTCTG GTAATCCCAGCAGATCATGACCTTAAGAAGATGCTGCATCAGTATGAGGAGAACAGAGAGAAGATATTAATGGCACATTGCTGA
- the LOC128016711 gene encoding CKLF-like MARVEL transmembrane domain-containing protein 4: protein MRKNEATEGFDGEASNTSMISGAHSPYQPTTEPVHHRNVFRAIRCDLDYIKSQFGILKVIEVVLALISFIFIETIMMCSPCAAVYLFEFVSCSAFIVTGVLLLIFGLNLHTKVPHINWSLTDLINTATSTLFFFLASVVLAALNHQTGAEIAAVICGFLVMGVYGLNTYLAVQRWRLGDSRDGPLQTSEYIRARTASRGEMESRPELQ from the exons ATGAGGAAAAACGAGGCGACTGAGGGCTTTGATGGCGAGGCCTCCAACACCTCGATGATTTCAGGAGCCCATAGTCCGTATCAGCCGACCACCGAGCCCGTGCACCACAGGAACGTGTTCAGGGCCATCAGGTGTGACCTGGACTACATCAAATCACAATTCGGGATTTTAAAAGTTATCGAAGTG GTCCTGGCTCTCATCTCATTCATCTTCATTGAGACCATAATGATGTGCTCGCCCTGTGCCGCCGTCTACCTCTTTGAGTTTGTCAGTTGCAGTGCCTTCATTGTCACAGGAGTCTTGCTCCTCATCTTCGGCCTGAACCTGCACACCAAAGTGCCCCATATCAACTGGAGTCTAACA GATCTAATCAACACTGCCACCAGCACCTTGTTCTTCTTCCTGGCTTCAGTGGTTTTGGCAGCTCTCAACCATCAAACTGGAGCAGAGATTGCAGCTGTG ATTTGTGGGTTCCTGGTCATGGGTGTGTATGGTCTGAACACATATTTGGCAGTTCAGAGATGGCGTCTCGGGGACTCGCGAGACGGACCCCTGCAGACCAGCGAGTACATCCGTGCCCGCACAGCCTCGCGGGGAGAGATGGAGTCACGGCCTGAGCTGCAGTAA